Proteins found in one Salvelinus alpinus chromosome 11, SLU_Salpinus.1, whole genome shotgun sequence genomic segment:
- the LOC139534890 gene encoding SLAM family member 5-like — MPDFITYTMNILWFLLILTGTWAEVPSIDKYGLKGGLVCLAVAESPGEHEELKWKFKMDVIVDNKEISPQYKEKVHYNPVNHSLCIKNLKETDSGIYYSTVGKWNLDTIIKYKVTIQEAVSIPVMKVVSLYSNSSRGQCNITVNCSVEDAWALSVCNGRQCALSQQSLTVFNITISNDNSTIQCTGKNHVSAETNSQPMKDMCIEKDGKASESQFGMIVGSVTAGLLFICVFVGILCIKSTRRRARKNEQPLQVNPVSASQGERPGPRNTGDSDVTTIYVTVGKPGAAGVELPSPEEMPEPQSGALYSTVQQPAVEESHLVDKVGATKEDRPGPQSPSSVYSTVQKPAAAQRCPVDKYGNNLNKPDRAAQ, encoded by the exons ATGCCAGACTTCATCACTTACACAATGAACATTTTATGGTTTCTACTCATCCTCACAG GGACCTGGGCTGAAGTTCCGTCAATAGACAAGTACGGGTTGAAGGGAGGTTTGGTGTGTCTGGCTGTTGCTGAATCCCCTGGGGAACATGAAGAACTGAAATGGAAATTCAAAATGGATGTAATAGTTGATAATAAAGAGATCTCTCCTCAATACAAGGAGAAGGTGCATTATAACCCAGTTAACCACTCTCTGTGCATTAAGAATCTGAAGGAAACTGACAGTGGGATTTACTATTCGACTGTTGGAAAATGGAACTTAGACACTATTATTAAGTACAAAGTAACAATACAGG AAGCTGTTTCCATACCAGTCATGAAGGTGGTGTCTCTCTACTCCAACTCAAGTAGGGGACAATGTAACATCACAGTGAACTGTTCTGTTGAAGATGCCTGGGCGTTGTCTGTCTGTAACGGGCGTCAGTGCGCACTGTCACAACAGTCACTCACCGTATTCAATATCACCATCTCCAATGACAACAGCACTATCCAGTGCACAGGCAAAAATCACGTCAGTGCAGAGACCAACTCACAACCCATGAAGGACATGT GTATTGAGAAGGATGGGAAAGCTTCAGAATCCCAATTTGGCATGATTGTGGGCAGTGTTACTGCTGGATTGCTATTCATTTGTGTGTTTGTTGGTATACTATGCATCAAATCAACCAGAAGAAGGGCCCGTAAAAATGAGCAGCCACTGCAG GTCAACCCAGTGAGCGCTTCACAAGGGGAGAGGCCGGGACCACGAAACACAGGGGATTCTGACGTAACAACTATCTACGTCACTGTAGGGAAACCAGGAGCAGCAGGAGTGGAGCTGCCGTCACCAGAAGAGATGCCAGAGCCACAGTCAGGGGCACTCTACAGCACTGTGCAGCAACCAGCTGTAGAAGAGTCTCACCTAGTGGACAAAGTGGGCGCTACAAAAGAGGACAGGCCAGGGCCGCAGAGCCCTTCTTCAGTCTACAGCACTGTACAGAAACCAGCAGCAGCACAGCGTTGCCCAGTGGACAAATACGGGAATAATCTCAACAAACCAGACAGAGCTGCTCAATAG